A region from the Pseudomonas cucumis genome encodes:
- a CDS encoding type III secretion protein, whose amino-acid sequence MSHSDADQDDCPAGNFAMIGQTVDMLEPIRRQRLRLAEQAWRRQRQVLDEMRVRLDSLSSETLRLRTIHSQRRLELLEQYRDKPMPLTELKDSLAEEQLSLRRIERSEQARIALQKEHDQQSLWAEESRLEVNRRLRDVEKLDYLLDLAREAS is encoded by the coding sequence ATGTCCCACTCTGATGCAGACCAAGACGACTGCCCTGCCGGCAATTTCGCGATGATTGGCCAAACCGTCGACATGCTGGAGCCTATTCGTCGGCAACGTTTGAGGCTTGCCGAACAGGCCTGGCGCCGTCAGCGCCAGGTACTCGACGAGATGCGCGTCCGGCTCGACAGCTTGAGCAGCGAAACCCTGCGCTTGCGCACGATCCATAGCCAGCGACGCCTCGAGTTGCTCGAACAGTATCGCGACAAACCGATGCCGCTGACGGAACTCAAAGATTCCCTTGCCGAGGAACAACTGTCGCTGCGCAGGATCGAGCGCAGCGAACAGGCACGCATCGCGCTGCAAAAGGAACACGACCAACAATCGCTCTGGGCTGAAGAAAGTCGCCTTGAAGTCAACCGTCGACTGCGCGATGTGGAAAAGCTCGATTACTTGCTCGATCTTGCCCGGGAGGCGTCATGA
- a CDS encoding FHA domain-containing protein, which produces MLYELRVLTGLHRGAALPLSGAEWSIGSSSDADLALYDTGIKHRHCLLRLVDSTWSLTGQEGVVTDNEGHRVEAISTLQPDTPFALNGVWLSVVSANTDWPEDETVTAEQAPADKPSIVSEQPDGSQEQPELLSMNAQRDETAHPQPRRQPPSLIASVLMISGLALFLGILLWAFNRQAPVPAAPPPATKVKLADAQEVRKVVLKMLQQRDLQNRITLTEEPGKILLHGNFAEDDLLQLTERMLLRFERQYQSPIRVQSALPVATPILPFTVAQISNGRLAHIVTNDGRRLFLGDEVDGMRLVEINDHRVIFEGDRRVELSW; this is translated from the coding sequence ATGCTGTATGAATTGCGCGTATTAACCGGTTTGCATCGTGGCGCGGCACTGCCCTTGTCCGGCGCCGAGTGGAGCATCGGTTCGTCAAGCGACGCCGACCTTGCTCTCTACGATACCGGGATCAAACACCGCCACTGCCTGCTGCGGCTGGTTGACAGCACCTGGTCGCTGACCGGTCAGGAAGGCGTGGTCACCGACAACGAGGGGCACCGCGTCGAGGCGATTTCGACCTTGCAACCCGATACCCCCTTTGCCTTGAACGGCGTCTGGCTCTCGGTGGTCAGCGCCAACACCGACTGGCCGGAAGACGAGACAGTCACCGCCGAGCAAGCACCTGCTGACAAGCCTTCGATCGTCAGTGAACAACCGGACGGTTCCCAAGAGCAGCCAGAACTGCTGTCCATGAACGCCCAACGGGATGAAACAGCACACCCGCAGCCGCGCCGTCAGCCACCCTCACTGATCGCTTCAGTGTTGATGATCAGCGGTCTGGCGCTGTTTCTCGGGATCCTGCTGTGGGCATTCAACCGCCAGGCACCGGTCCCCGCCGCACCGCCACCGGCCACCAAAGTTAAGCTGGCCGATGCACAGGAAGTGCGCAAAGTCGTCCTGAAAATGCTGCAACAGCGAGACCTGCAAAACCGCATCACCTTGACCGAAGAACCGGGAAAAATCCTCCTGCATGGCAACTTCGCCGAAGACGACTTGCTGCAGCTGACCGAACGGATGCTGCTGCGTTTCGAACGTCAGTATCAAAGCCCGATCCGGGTCCAGAGTGCCCTGCCGGTCGCTACACCGATCCTGCCGTTTACCGTGGCCCAGATCAGCAATGGCCGACTGGCCCATATCGTCACGAACGATGGGCGCCGCTTGTTCCTCGGTGATGAGGTCGACGGGATGCGTCTGGTGGAGATCAACGATCACCGGGTGATTTTCGAGGGTGATCGCCGAGTCGAGTTGAGCTGGTGA
- the sctN gene encoding type III secretion system ATPase SctN: protein MREAFERLEDWAQGERERLQRAAPVEVHGRICAVSGILLHSQIPRARMGDLCEIRRADGSLVMAEIVGFDRQNTLLAALGPLDGIAIGAAVKPLFQPHSLCVDDGLLGAVLDGFGRNLDGDGPSAFADAGTPGAIPVIRDAPAATARPRIEMPLPTGLRSIDGMLTLGEGQRVGVFAGAGCGKTTLLAELARNTPCDAIVFGLIGERGRELREFLDHELDEQLRSRTVLVCSTSDRSSMERARAAFTATAIAEGFREQGKSVLLIVDSLTRFARAQREIGLASGEPSGRSGLPPSVYSLLPRLVERAGRTHDGAITALYSVLIEQDSMNDPIADEVRSLLDGHIVLSRRLAESGHYPAVDILASLSRTMSGVVGTEQVRSATQIRKLMAAYQQVEMLLKLGEYQPGHDPLTDCAVDSRSAINDFLQQSLREPVSFEDTLDHLAQVTANVPL, encoded by the coding sequence ATGCGTGAAGCTTTCGAGCGTTTGGAAGACTGGGCGCAGGGCGAGCGCGAACGCCTGCAACGAGCGGCTCCAGTGGAGGTTCACGGGCGTATCTGCGCGGTCAGCGGGATTCTCCTGCACAGCCAGATCCCCAGGGCCCGGATGGGCGATCTATGCGAAATCCGCCGGGCCGACGGCAGTCTGGTCATGGCTGAAATCGTCGGTTTCGACCGCCAGAACACCTTGCTCGCGGCCCTTGGCCCGCTTGACGGCATTGCCATTGGCGCGGCGGTGAAACCGTTGTTCCAGCCCCACAGTCTGTGTGTCGACGACGGTCTGCTCGGCGCGGTGCTCGACGGTTTTGGACGCAACCTGGATGGCGACGGCCCCAGTGCGTTCGCCGATGCCGGCACACCGGGCGCCATCCCGGTGATTCGCGATGCCCCGGCCGCGACCGCCCGTCCACGAATAGAGATGCCGCTGCCCACCGGGCTGCGCAGCATCGACGGGATGCTGACCCTCGGCGAAGGACAACGGGTCGGGGTGTTCGCCGGCGCCGGTTGCGGCAAGACCACCCTGCTCGCCGAACTGGCGCGCAATACCCCATGCGATGCAATCGTGTTCGGCCTGATCGGTGAGCGCGGACGGGAGTTGCGTGAATTTCTCGATCATGAACTCGACGAGCAGTTGCGCAGCCGCACCGTGTTGGTCTGCTCGACATCCGACCGCAGCAGCATGGAGCGAGCCCGGGCCGCCTTCACCGCCACCGCGATTGCCGAAGGTTTTCGTGAACAAGGCAAATCGGTGCTGCTGATCGTCGACTCGCTGACGCGTTTCGCTCGCGCCCAGCGCGAAATCGGCCTGGCCAGCGGTGAGCCCAGCGGTCGCAGCGGATTACCACCCTCGGTGTACAGCCTGCTGCCACGCCTGGTCGAACGGGCCGGACGAACCCACGACGGAGCGATCACCGCCCTGTATTCGGTGCTGATCGAACAGGACAGCATGAACGATCCGATTGCCGACGAAGTCCGCTCGCTGCTCGATGGCCACATCGTTCTCTCCAGAAGGCTCGCCGAAAGCGGCCATTACCCGGCGGTCGATATCCTCGCCAGTCTCAGCCGCACGATGAGCGGTGTGGTGGGAACCGAACAGGTCAGAAGCGCCACCCAGATACGCAAATTAATGGCCGCGTATCAACAAGTGGAAATGCTCCTCAAGCTCGGTGAGTACCAACCGGGTCATGACCCTTTGACCGATTGTGCGGTGGACTCGCGCTCCGCCATCAATGACTTCCTGCAACAGTCACTGCGCGAACCGGTGTCCTTCGAGGACACCCTCGATCATCTTGCTCAGGTAACCGCCAATGTCCCACTCTGA